A region from the Osmerus eperlanus chromosome 11, fOsmEpe2.1, whole genome shotgun sequence genome encodes:
- the cbln20 gene encoding cerebellin 20 produces MRVVVFLCVLGVALAQDIKYSWNGPSAPTPLDPNTENVCLTDQSSCGCCLMQKQMAKMEQFFNMSLNELEKGLVKTQNVLNNIRASRSAFSVALTDTRQCVGPNRDAMTLVYTHIFINLGNGYNVNTGVFTVPRSGVYSLALTAYSDAGAAGASLADCVSLRVNGQQVAALSETNMQDQEDSATVVLAVQLSAGDTVSVTLPAGCYLCDNDNHYNTFTGFLLYATD; encoded by the exons ATGAGAG TTgtggtttttctgtgtgtgttgggggttgcCTTGGCCCAGGACATTAAATACTCCTGGAATGGCCCTTCAGCTCCTACCCCATTGGACCCGAACACAGAgaacg tgtgccTGACGGACCAGTCATCCTGCggctgctgtctgatgcagAAACAGATGGCCAAGATGGAGCAGTTCTTCAACATGTCCCTGAACGAGCTGGAGAAGGGCCTGGTCAAAACTCAGAACGTCCTCAACAACATCCGCG CAAGCCGCAGTGCCTTTTCCGTGGCTCTCACCGACACCCGCCAGTGTGTGGGCCCCAACCGTGACGCGATGACTCTCGTCTACACCCACATTTTCATCAACCTGGGCAACGGCTACAACGTCAACACCGGCGTGTTCACCGTGCCTCGTTCCGGCGTCTACAGCCTGGCCCTCACTGCCTACAGCGACGCAGGAGCTGCCGGTGCCAGTCTGGCCGACTGCGTGAGCCTGAGGGTGAACGGGCAGCAGGTGGCGGCGCTCAGCGAGACCAACATGCAGGACCAGGAGGACAGCGCCACCGTGGTGCTCGCCGTCCAGCTGAGCGCGGGAGACACGGTGTCCGTCACACTGCCCGCCGGCTGCTACCTGTGTGACAACGATAACCACTACAACACCTTCACCGGCTTCCTGCTCTACGCCACCGACTAA